The following coding sequences lie in one Alloacidobacterium dinghuense genomic window:
- the cpaB gene encoding Flp pilus assembly protein CpaB, with translation MNRRLLTILLIAFAIALGCSYVVYRMVGNRIMAAAAQPRATNVLVAANDVKLGSILKSSDLTTTQIVGALPKGAVVKPENAVGRGVLSDIYQGEPILESRLAAPGSGGGLAATIRSGMRACAVKVDEVVGVAGFVTPGMRVDVLISGNPPGTTNVNEGPKVKTLLQNIEVLSAGTDIQKDNEGKPQQVQVVNLLVSPEQAELLSLASNETKIQLVLRNPLDTEVTHPPGSEMTSLFTDIKPVPKVRSAAVHRASGVYTIEVLNGGKRTEEKFVSGEERQ, from the coding sequence ATGAATCGAAGGTTACTCACAATTCTCCTGATCGCTTTTGCCATTGCTCTCGGGTGCAGCTATGTGGTGTATCGCATGGTCGGGAATCGCATTATGGCAGCAGCAGCGCAGCCGCGAGCGACAAACGTCCTCGTTGCCGCAAATGATGTCAAATTAGGAAGCATTCTAAAGTCATCCGACTTAACCACTACGCAGATCGTAGGAGCCCTGCCCAAAGGAGCCGTCGTCAAGCCGGAAAATGCGGTTGGCCGTGGCGTACTTTCGGACATTTACCAGGGAGAGCCCATTCTTGAGAGTCGTCTTGCGGCCCCCGGCTCCGGTGGCGGGCTGGCTGCGACTATCCGCTCTGGTATGAGAGCCTGCGCGGTTAAGGTCGATGAAGTGGTGGGCGTCGCCGGATTCGTCACTCCGGGAATGCGCGTCGATGTGTTGATCTCCGGCAATCCTCCGGGAACCACGAATGTGAACGAAGGGCCGAAAGTAAAGACACTTCTGCAGAACATTGAAGTGTTATCGGCTGGCACAGACATTCAGAAGGATAATGAGGGCAAGCCTCAGCAAGTTCAAGTAGTGAACCTGTTAGTTAGTCCAGAACAAGCGGAGCTTCTAAGCCTCGCCAGCAATGAAACCAAAATTCAACTCGTGCTCCGTAATCCGCTTGATACGGAAGTGACGCATCCACCTGGAAGCGAAATGACCAGCCTTTTCACGGATATCAAGCCCGTGCCTAAAGTCAGGTCGGCAGCGGTGCACAGGGCCTCCGGCGTCTACACGATAGAAGTGTTGAATGGCGGAAAGCGGACAGAAGAGAAATTTGTCTCTGGCGAGGAAAGACAGTGA
- a CDS encoding Flp family type IVb pilin, which yields MKDTFLKLSVKLQTLMMREEGQDLIEYALVVALIAFAATVGMGKVASAINNAFISIQTALSANVS from the coding sequence ATGAAAGATACTTTTCTGAAGTTGTCTGTAAAGTTGCAGACCCTGATGATGCGGGAAGAAGGTCAGGATCTGATTGAGTACGCGCTGGTGGTTGCACTGATTGCGTTTGCAGCTACGGTTGGTATGGGCAAGGTAGCTAGTGCTATCAACAATGCCTTCATCTCCATCCAGACTGCACTTAGCGCCAACGTTAGCTAG
- a CDS encoding type II and III secretion system protein family protein, protein MESASTDASNTLFVAVGKSVLVDTEKPITRVAVASGEVAEAAAVSPSEIMVNGKAFGETSLIIWEAGGGRQFFNVRVRAALEASSERLEGLRRELRTEFPGQPIQVSAEGGNIFLRGTVKNLASSDRAVQIASTVGKVVNLLYVDVPPPTQQILLKVRFASYDRTLNKSLGINLFSLGAANTIGSVTTQQFSAPSVTQGSGSTPASAALSDLLNIFVFRPDINLGATIKALQENNILQVLAEPNLLVENGRQGSFLAGGQFPYPTVQGATGAGGVGAVTIAFKEFGVRLNFIPTLTPRNTIRLQVAPEVSALDYANGLTISGFTVPGIDVRKVNTEVELGEGQSFVIGGLLDNRTTKNLQKIPFLGDVPILGKFFQSIATSKTNTELIVIVTPEIVAPIPANAPVPELKYGDKFLSPNSDIPMTNPGPQVTGAKPFAASPASMPVEKLVESMKPEQPLTIDGSMGSGSSTLAIPQNGASQQ, encoded by the coding sequence ATGGAATCCGCAAGCACGGATGCTTCCAATACGCTCTTCGTTGCCGTCGGCAAGTCAGTGCTGGTCGACACAGAGAAGCCGATAACCAGAGTTGCCGTTGCGTCGGGCGAAGTTGCCGAAGCCGCTGCCGTAAGCCCATCTGAGATCATGGTGAACGGCAAGGCCTTCGGCGAAACCAGCCTTATCATTTGGGAAGCAGGCGGCGGCAGACAATTCTTCAATGTAAGAGTTCGAGCCGCGCTTGAAGCGTCGTCAGAGCGTCTTGAAGGGCTTCGCCGCGAACTCAGAACCGAATTCCCGGGACAGCCGATTCAGGTTAGCGCAGAGGGTGGCAATATTTTCCTTCGTGGGACAGTCAAGAACCTTGCTAGCTCAGACCGAGCAGTCCAGATCGCATCGACCGTAGGGAAGGTTGTCAATCTCTTATATGTCGATGTTCCGCCGCCCACGCAACAAATTCTTCTTAAGGTGCGTTTTGCAAGCTACGACCGGACACTGAACAAATCTCTGGGCATCAACCTGTTTAGTTTGGGTGCAGCAAATACCATAGGTTCGGTCACTACGCAGCAATTCTCTGCGCCATCCGTTACGCAGGGCAGTGGTTCAACTCCGGCGTCAGCAGCGCTATCGGATTTGCTCAATATCTTTGTCTTCCGGCCGGACATTAATCTGGGTGCCACAATTAAAGCGCTTCAAGAAAACAACATACTTCAGGTTCTGGCTGAACCCAACCTGCTGGTCGAAAATGGGAGACAGGGTAGCTTTCTCGCTGGCGGACAATTCCCTTATCCAACAGTCCAAGGTGCTACGGGTGCCGGCGGCGTGGGAGCAGTTACGATTGCATTTAAGGAATTCGGCGTGCGTCTCAACTTCATTCCTACCCTTACGCCCCGGAATACCATTCGACTTCAGGTGGCCCCAGAGGTTAGCGCCCTTGATTACGCCAACGGCTTAACAATTTCCGGATTCACCGTTCCTGGTATCGATGTTCGCAAGGTGAATACCGAAGTTGAGTTGGGCGAAGGACAGAGCTTTGTCATCGGCGGACTGCTCGACAATCGCACAACCAAGAACCTCCAGAAGATCCCGTTTTTGGGAGATGTTCCAATACTAGGAAAGTTCTTTCAATCGATTGCAACCTCGAAAACAAACACTGAGCTGATCGTAATTGTGACCCCGGAGATCGTAGCTCCCATACCGGCCAATGCGCCCGTACCAGAATTGAAGTATGGCGACAAGTTCCTGTCGCCCAATTCCGATATTCCAATGACGAACCCTGGACCGCAGGTGACAGGCGCAAAACCCTTCGCAGCTTCTCCAGCTTCGATGCCGGTTGAGAAGCTGGTTGAGAGCATGAAGCCTGAGCAGCCGCTGACGATTGATGGCTCGATGGGTTCCGGAAGTAGCACGCTGGCGATACCGCAGAATGGTGCCTCACAGCAATGA
- a CDS encoding PilZ domain-containing protein produces the protein MRNWIKHFIARDHRGSARHVTPPLAIYFWDGERAIPTAHRLRNISSSGLYLLTERRWYPGTLVTITLQRTDTLTAGPENVVAVLAKVVRSGEDGVGFKFLFPEPLDAQSVPNTDGNRIVDKKALKRFLQRLRLSHASKLERA, from the coding sequence ATGAGGAATTGGATCAAGCATTTCATCGCCCGCGATCATCGTGGATCCGCGCGACATGTGACGCCCCCACTCGCGATCTACTTCTGGGATGGAGAAAGGGCCATCCCCACAGCGCATCGTCTTCGGAATATTAGTTCCAGCGGTCTTTACCTGCTGACGGAAAGACGCTGGTATCCGGGAACGTTGGTCACGATTACGCTACAAAGGACCGATACCTTAACTGCCGGTCCCGAGAACGTCGTCGCGGTGCTGGCCAAAGTCGTTCGTTCGGGCGAGGATGGAGTAGGTTTTAAATTCCTCTTTCCTGAGCCACTGGATGCGCAGAGCGTGCCCAATACGGATGGCAACAGGATCGTGGACAAGAAGGCGCTCAAGCGATTCTTGCAACGTCTGCGCCTGAGCCACGCGTCAAAGCTTGAACGAGCGTAG
- a CDS encoding DUF192 domain-containing protein: protein MKGIDHWINLWGSNGDKHGDHERPDLRLKVSNLSRETVIAGCVEVADRGPKRRKGLLGREGLSAEEGLWILPCEAVHTFGMQFSIDLIYLDRNNRVKKVRTDVPPFRLSACLSAHSVLELAPGTISRTQTRPGDRIEFSAVDLYSDHE, encoded by the coding sequence ATGAAGGGAATTGACCACTGGATCAACCTCTGGGGTTCGAACGGCGATAAACATGGAGATCACGAAAGACCTGATCTCCGCCTTAAGGTCTCGAATCTCTCCCGTGAAACTGTTATCGCAGGCTGCGTAGAGGTGGCCGATCGCGGACCAAAGCGCAGAAAAGGCCTGCTTGGGCGTGAGGGCCTATCCGCTGAAGAAGGTCTATGGATACTTCCCTGTGAGGCAGTTCATACCTTCGGTATGCAATTCTCAATCGATCTCATCTATCTCGATCGCAACAACCGTGTAAAAAAGGTCCGGACCGATGTACCCCCGTTCCGCCTGTCGGCATGTCTATCTGCACACTCCGTGCTAGAACTCGCTCCTGGCACCATCAGCCGAACGCAGACAAGGCCCGGAGACAGGATCGAATTCTCGGCTGTCGACCTGTATAGCGATCACGAATAG
- a CDS encoding Flp family type IVb pilin has product MQFQWFNLYARVQRVFLREEGQDLIEYALVVALIAFGATVGMGTVASSINNAFVSIQTALSANVT; this is encoded by the coding sequence ATGCAATTTCAGTGGTTCAACTTGTATGCCAGGGTGCAACGCGTATTCCTTCGGGAAGAAGGTCAAGATCTGATTGAGTACGCGCTCGTTGTAGCCCTGATCGCTTTTGGTGCGACTGTGGGCATGGGTACAGTGGCAAGCTCCATCAACAATGCCTTCGTCTCCATCCAGACTGCACTTAGCGCCAACGTTACATAG